One genomic region from Cataglyphis hispanica isolate Lineage 1 chromosome 11, ULB_Chis1_1.0, whole genome shotgun sequence encodes:
- the LOC126852981 gene encoding uncharacterized protein LOC126852981 isoform X2, giving the protein MDNLTEPTAKKRCVTRNENKMQLIECVREFRLPQQFPSTLKQAMKQGIVNSVESPPSILTMPENTITSLSGVKFQIPSKLQKLRILSPSGKDLGEFNVELRTDNPLKGKTITLRSVKKSSLSPVLHSRIFPQILKQGIAKISKSNSIKSCSRSNYEEVNKNNVSQEFTTLRINKIIGKEDIETRNKEAQACNSDINVEIPVSLSETNCKQSLYQTIDSNNQKHIVCNGINNVNSCIKIPKITTEINEITSAARVSPHEEIIESIFPITNLKLAVNSSDNNVHKSKEYFKNTISTQEYNTAVSPACEKNIINVHHGKVLCNTKSDNIQSKLILKDGPRNNFSSVVVNNPVQCVQESQPITNTIDTIVQLDVQNKDYPINSTQSDLSDQWNIIKKAMNSVKDNKLRVLALKALADCGIGIERHVPIRLEEHKAVHDTQVQTMIFGLLDTSFIFINKDLDSIQRIKQISLYDMPSNQNQLLTNDLHSNDFLSKAPLISEQENDFDIDSFIKQIFEENSDTAKMKETLSATKIRCKNLIEHLERDFELVKRYDQNGMLNIHNAVISNNIHLVQRQLMILEQCKESVDILTEDGTTSLELAIKYDARSEIVKLLLKAGAQPVIPKYIHESALIIASKRASPLLPMLIDQVSDSKLLDQIDSEGFAALHYCSMRDNLQGVKALLSGGATIDVKDMRSGRTPLFHALDNGHTVVAQTLLKAGAIANVTNYAGQTPLPIV; this is encoded by the exons ATGGACAATCTGACAGAACCCACGGCGAAGAAGAGATGCGTTACAAGAAACGAAAATAAGATGCAATTAATAGAATGTGTACGAGAATTTCGGCTGCCGCAACAGTTCCCCAGCACGTTGAAACAGGCGATGAAACAGGGTATCGTGAATTCCGTGGAATCCCCGCCGTCAATCTTAACGATGCCCGAGAATACGATAACATCATTATCTGGCGTCAAGTTTCAAATCCCGTCTAAACTGCAGAAATTAAGGATCTTATCTCCAAGTGGAAAGGATTTGGGAGAGTTCAATGTCGAGTTACGGACTGATAATCCATTGAAAGGGAAGACGATCACTCTCAGATCTGTTAAGAAATCTTCTCTGTCTCCAGTCTTGCACAGCAGGATATTTCCACAGATACTTAAACAAGgcatagcaaaaatatcaaagagtaattcaattaaatcttGCAGCAGGAGTAATTACGAAgaagtgaataaaaataatgtgtcgCAAGAATTTACAACTCTgcggataaataaaataattgggaAAGAAGATATTGAGACCAGAAATAAGGAGGCACAGGCATGTAATAGTGATATTAATGTTGAAATACCAGTTTCTTTGAGTGAGACAAATTGTAAACAATCCTTGTATCAAACTATTGATAGCAACAATCAAAAGCATATAGTATGTAATGGAATAAACAATGTAAATAGCTGTATAAAAATCCCAAAAATTACAacagaaattaatgaaattacttCAGCTGCAAGAGTATCGCCACatgaagaaattattgaaTCCATATTTcctataacaaatttaaagcTTGCAGTAAACTCAAGTGataataatgtacataaatCTAAAGAGTATTTCAAA aaTACAATTTCAACACAGGAATATAATACTGCTGTATCACCagcatgtgaaaaaaatataattaatgtacatCATGGCAAAGTTTTGTGCAACACAAAGTCTGATAATATACAAAGTAAACTTATTCTGAAGGACGGtcctagaaataatttttcatctgtTGTGGTCAACAATCCTGTGCAATGCGTTCAAGAATCGCAACCAATCACAAATACTATTGATACAATCGTGCAATTAGATGTGCAGAACAAGGATTATCCCATAAATTCAACTCAGTCAGACTTATCGGATCAAtggaatattattaagaaagcaATGAATAGTGTGAAGGATAACAAGTTGCGTGTGCTAGCGCTGAAAGCACTAGCAGATTGTGGAATTGGAATAGAGAGACATGTTCCAATACGTTTAGAGGAACATAAAGCTGTACACGACACACAAGTACAGACTATGATATTTGGCTTATTGGATAcatctttcatatttataaacaaagacTTAGATAGCATTCagagaataaaacaaatttctctttatgaTATGCCTTCTAATCAAAATCAATTGTTAACAAATGATTTACACTCTAATGATTTCCTATCCAAAGCTCCTCTTATAAGTGAACAAGAAAATGATTTCGATATAGatagttttattaaacaaatttttgaagaaaattctgATACTGCAAAAATGAAGGAAACTTTGTCAGCAACAAAGATAAGATGTAAGAATCTTATAGAGCACTTGGAAAGAGACTTTGAATTAGTTAAACGATATGATCAAAATGGCatgttaaatatacataacgcTGTTATAAGCAATAACATCCATCTTGTTCAGAGACAATTAATGATACTTGAGCAGTGTAAAGAAAGTGTCGATATATTGACTGAGGATGGAACg ACGAGTTTAGAATTGGCAATCAAATATGATGCACGAAGCGAAATTGTCAAACTTCTATTGAAAGCTGGAGCACAACCGGTGATACCGAAATATATACACGAATCCGCATTGATTATAGCTAGTAAACGAGCATCACCCTTATTGCCAATGCTTATCGATCAAGTTTCGGATTCGAAATTACTCGATCAAATAGATTCAGAAG gctTCGCGGCATTACATTATTGTAGCATGCGCGATAATTTGCAAGGGGTGAAAGCACTTTTATCAGGCG
- the LOC126852981 gene encoding metacaspase-2-like isoform X1, whose translation MDNLTEPTAKKRCVTRNENKMQLIECVREFRLPQQFPSTLKQAMKQGIVNSVESPPSILTMPENTITSLSGVKFQIPSKLQKLRILSPSGKDLGEFNVELRTDNPLKGKTITLRSVKKSSLSPVLHSRIFPQILKQGIAKISKSNSIKSCSRSNYEEVNKNNVSQEFTTLRINKIIGKEDIETRNKEAQACNSDINVEIPVSLSETNCKQSLYQTIDSNNQKHIVCNGINNVNSCIKIPKITTEINEITSAARVSPHEEIIESIFPITNLKLAVNSSDNNVHKSKEYFKVSSGKCITSVKNSENVKIVTSLKNAVNFAQHNQINSNLIENSLDSNGKENVNNPKVINNRNKLFQVNSDVVFLNNQAYKTMQKNIMTVIPNNETFLFNQNTISTQEYNTAVSPACEKNIINVHHGKVLCNTKSDNIQSKLILKDGPRNNFSSVVVNNPVQCVQESQPITNTIDTIVQLDVQNKDYPINSTQSDLSDQWNIIKKAMNSVKDNKLRVLALKALADCGIGIERHVPIRLEEHKAVHDTQVQTMIFGLLDTSFIFINKDLDSIQRIKQISLYDMPSNQNQLLTNDLHSNDFLSKAPLISEQENDFDIDSFIKQIFEENSDTAKMKETLSATKIRCKNLIEHLERDFELVKRYDQNGMLNIHNAVISNNIHLVQRQLMILEQCKESVDILTEDGTTSLELAIKYDARSEIVKLLLKAGAQPVIPKYIHESALIIASKRASPLLPMLIDQVSDSKLLDQIDSEGFAALHYCSMRDNLQGVKALLSGGATIDVKDMRSGRTPLFHALDNGHTVVAQTLLKAGAIANVTNYAGQTPLPIV comes from the exons ATGGACAATCTGACAGAACCCACGGCGAAGAAGAGATGCGTTACAAGAAACGAAAATAAGATGCAATTAATAGAATGTGTACGAGAATTTCGGCTGCCGCAACAGTTCCCCAGCACGTTGAAACAGGCGATGAAACAGGGTATCGTGAATTCCGTGGAATCCCCGCCGTCAATCTTAACGATGCCCGAGAATACGATAACATCATTATCTGGCGTCAAGTTTCAAATCCCGTCTAAACTGCAGAAATTAAGGATCTTATCTCCAAGTGGAAAGGATTTGGGAGAGTTCAATGTCGAGTTACGGACTGATAATCCATTGAAAGGGAAGACGATCACTCTCAGATCTGTTAAGAAATCTTCTCTGTCTCCAGTCTTGCACAGCAGGATATTTCCACAGATACTTAAACAAGgcatagcaaaaatatcaaagagtaattcaattaaatcttGCAGCAGGAGTAATTACGAAgaagtgaataaaaataatgtgtcgCAAGAATTTACAACTCTgcggataaataaaataattgggaAAGAAGATATTGAGACCAGAAATAAGGAGGCACAGGCATGTAATAGTGATATTAATGTTGAAATACCAGTTTCTTTGAGTGAGACAAATTGTAAACAATCCTTGTATCAAACTATTGATAGCAACAATCAAAAGCATATAGTATGTAATGGAATAAACAATGTAAATAGCTGTATAAAAATCCCAAAAATTACAacagaaattaatgaaattacttCAGCTGCAAGAGTATCGCCACatgaagaaattattgaaTCCATATTTcctataacaaatttaaagcTTGCAGTAAACTCAAGTGataataatgtacataaatCTAAAGAGTATTTCAAAGTAAGTAGTGGAAAATGCATTACTAGTGTAAAAAACagcgaaaatgtaaaaatagtcacatctttaaaaaatgcagTAAATTTTGCTCAACATAATCAgattaatagtaatttaattgaaaatagttTAGATAGCAATGGTAAAGAAAATGTCAATAAtccaaaagttataaataatagaaataaattatttcaagttaATTCTGATGtagttttcttaaataatcaaGCATACaaaacaatgcaaaaaaatattatgacagTTATACCTAataatgaaacttttttatttaatcagaaTACAATTTCAACACAGGAATATAATACTGCTGTATCACCagcatgtgaaaaaaatataattaatgtacatCATGGCAAAGTTTTGTGCAACACAAAGTCTGATAATATACAAAGTAAACTTATTCTGAAGGACGGtcctagaaataatttttcatctgtTGTGGTCAACAATCCTGTGCAATGCGTTCAAGAATCGCAACCAATCACAAATACTATTGATACAATCGTGCAATTAGATGTGCAGAACAAGGATTATCCCATAAATTCAACTCAGTCAGACTTATCGGATCAAtggaatattattaagaaagcaATGAATAGTGTGAAGGATAACAAGTTGCGTGTGCTAGCGCTGAAAGCACTAGCAGATTGTGGAATTGGAATAGAGAGACATGTTCCAATACGTTTAGAGGAACATAAAGCTGTACACGACACACAAGTACAGACTATGATATTTGGCTTATTGGATAcatctttcatatttataaacaaagacTTAGATAGCATTCagagaataaaacaaatttctctttatgaTATGCCTTCTAATCAAAATCAATTGTTAACAAATGATTTACACTCTAATGATTTCCTATCCAAAGCTCCTCTTATAAGTGAACAAGAAAATGATTTCGATATAGatagttttattaaacaaatttttgaagaaaattctgATACTGCAAAAATGAAGGAAACTTTGTCAGCAACAAAGATAAGATGTAAGAATCTTATAGAGCACTTGGAAAGAGACTTTGAATTAGTTAAACGATATGATCAAAATGGCatgttaaatatacataacgcTGTTATAAGCAATAACATCCATCTTGTTCAGAGACAATTAATGATACTTGAGCAGTGTAAAGAAAGTGTCGATATATTGACTGAGGATGGAACg ACGAGTTTAGAATTGGCAATCAAATATGATGCACGAAGCGAAATTGTCAAACTTCTATTGAAAGCTGGAGCACAACCGGTGATACCGAAATATATACACGAATCCGCATTGATTATAGCTAGTAAACGAGCATCACCCTTATTGCCAATGCTTATCGATCAAGTTTCGGATTCGAAATTACTCGATCAAATAGATTCAGAAG gctTCGCGGCATTACATTATTGTAGCATGCGCGATAATTTGCAAGGGGTGAAAGCACTTTTATCAGGCG
- the LOC126852981 gene encoding uncharacterized protein LOC126852981 isoform X3 — translation MDNLTEPTAKKRCVTRNENKMQLIECVREFRLPQQFPSTLKQAMKQGIVNSVESPPSILTMPENTITSLSGVKFQIPSKLQKLRILSPSGKDLGEFNVELRTDNPLKGKTITLRSVKKSSLSPVLHSRIFPQILKQGIAKISKSNSIKSCSRSNYEEVNKNNVSQEFTTLRINKIIGKEDIETRNKEAQACNSDINVEIPVSLSETNCKQSLYQTIDSNNQKHIVCNGINNVNSCIKIPKITTEINEITSAARVSPHEEIIESIFPITNLKLAVNSSDNNVHKSKEYFKEYNTAVSPACEKNIINVHHGKVLCNTKSDNIQSKLILKDGPRNNFSSVVVNNPVQCVQESQPITNTIDTIVQLDVQNKDYPINSTQSDLSDQWNIIKKAMNSVKDNKLRVLALKALADCGIGIERHVPIRLEEHKAVHDTQVQTMIFGLLDTSFIFINKDLDSIQRIKQISLYDMPSNQNQLLTNDLHSNDFLSKAPLISEQENDFDIDSFIKQIFEENSDTAKMKETLSATKIRCKNLIEHLERDFELVKRYDQNGMLNIHNAVISNNIHLVQRQLMILEQCKESVDILTEDGTTSLELAIKYDARSEIVKLLLKAGAQPVIPKYIHESALIIASKRASPLLPMLIDQVSDSKLLDQIDSEGFAALHYCSMRDNLQGVKALLSGGATIDVKDMRSGRTPLFHALDNGHTVVAQTLLKAGAIANVTNYAGQTPLPIV, via the exons ATGGACAATCTGACAGAACCCACGGCGAAGAAGAGATGCGTTACAAGAAACGAAAATAAGATGCAATTAATAGAATGTGTACGAGAATTTCGGCTGCCGCAACAGTTCCCCAGCACGTTGAAACAGGCGATGAAACAGGGTATCGTGAATTCCGTGGAATCCCCGCCGTCAATCTTAACGATGCCCGAGAATACGATAACATCATTATCTGGCGTCAAGTTTCAAATCCCGTCTAAACTGCAGAAATTAAGGATCTTATCTCCAAGTGGAAAGGATTTGGGAGAGTTCAATGTCGAGTTACGGACTGATAATCCATTGAAAGGGAAGACGATCACTCTCAGATCTGTTAAGAAATCTTCTCTGTCTCCAGTCTTGCACAGCAGGATATTTCCACAGATACTTAAACAAGgcatagcaaaaatatcaaagagtaattcaattaaatcttGCAGCAGGAGTAATTACGAAgaagtgaataaaaataatgtgtcgCAAGAATTTACAACTCTgcggataaataaaataattgggaAAGAAGATATTGAGACCAGAAATAAGGAGGCACAGGCATGTAATAGTGATATTAATGTTGAAATACCAGTTTCTTTGAGTGAGACAAATTGTAAACAATCCTTGTATCAAACTATTGATAGCAACAATCAAAAGCATATAGTATGTAATGGAATAAACAATGTAAATAGCTGTATAAAAATCCCAAAAATTACAacagaaattaatgaaattacttCAGCTGCAAGAGTATCGCCACatgaagaaattattgaaTCCATATTTcctataacaaatttaaagcTTGCAGTAAACTCAAGTGataataatgtacataaatCTAAAGAGTATTTCAAA GAATATAATACTGCTGTATCACCagcatgtgaaaaaaatataattaatgtacatCATGGCAAAGTTTTGTGCAACACAAAGTCTGATAATATACAAAGTAAACTTATTCTGAAGGACGGtcctagaaataatttttcatctgtTGTGGTCAACAATCCTGTGCAATGCGTTCAAGAATCGCAACCAATCACAAATACTATTGATACAATCGTGCAATTAGATGTGCAGAACAAGGATTATCCCATAAATTCAACTCAGTCAGACTTATCGGATCAAtggaatattattaagaaagcaATGAATAGTGTGAAGGATAACAAGTTGCGTGTGCTAGCGCTGAAAGCACTAGCAGATTGTGGAATTGGAATAGAGAGACATGTTCCAATACGTTTAGAGGAACATAAAGCTGTACACGACACACAAGTACAGACTATGATATTTGGCTTATTGGATAcatctttcatatttataaacaaagacTTAGATAGCATTCagagaataaaacaaatttctctttatgaTATGCCTTCTAATCAAAATCAATTGTTAACAAATGATTTACACTCTAATGATTTCCTATCCAAAGCTCCTCTTATAAGTGAACAAGAAAATGATTTCGATATAGatagttttattaaacaaatttttgaagaaaattctgATACTGCAAAAATGAAGGAAACTTTGTCAGCAACAAAGATAAGATGTAAGAATCTTATAGAGCACTTGGAAAGAGACTTTGAATTAGTTAAACGATATGATCAAAATGGCatgttaaatatacataacgcTGTTATAAGCAATAACATCCATCTTGTTCAGAGACAATTAATGATACTTGAGCAGTGTAAAGAAAGTGTCGATATATTGACTGAGGATGGAACg ACGAGTTTAGAATTGGCAATCAAATATGATGCACGAAGCGAAATTGTCAAACTTCTATTGAAAGCTGGAGCACAACCGGTGATACCGAAATATATACACGAATCCGCATTGATTATAGCTAGTAAACGAGCATCACCCTTATTGCCAATGCTTATCGATCAAGTTTCGGATTCGAAATTACTCGATCAAATAGATTCAGAAG gctTCGCGGCATTACATTATTGTAGCATGCGCGATAATTTGCAAGGGGTGAAAGCACTTTTATCAGGCG